The following coding sequences lie in one Lytechinus pictus isolate F3 Inbred unplaced genomic scaffold, Lp3.0 scaffold_20, whole genome shotgun sequence genomic window:
- the LOC135157922 gene encoding uncharacterized protein LOC135157922 yields the protein MSHTTNLVAAAAAVTTVLILIGAAPAEGQHLTRVRLCGLEFARAVYNHCSRASKRSGPGTLGETPLADRYLARDTGYDQVQDTPFEWYDLAGQAEERLRPSLSDIIFAPRYRRSLFARPNTPMGRHCCVTGCTSQELASVC from the exons atGTCTCACACGACCAATCTCGTCGCAGCAGCTGCAGCAGTCACAACCGTCCTCATCCTCATCGGGGCAGCCCCGGCCGAGGGGCAGCACCTCACCCGCGTCAGGCTATGTGGTCTCGAGTTCGCCAGGGCTGTCTACAACCACTGCTCACGGGCCAGCAAGCGTTCCGGTCCAGGCACCCTCGGTGAAACACCATTGGCTGACAGATATTTAGCACGTGACACCGGATATGATCAAGTACAAG ACACACCCTTTGAATGGTACGACCTCGCAGGACAAGCAGAGGAACGGCTGCGTCCAAGTCTATCCGATATCATTTTTGCTCCACGGTATAGGCGATCGCTTTTCGCTCGTCCAAATACTCCGATGGGTCGGCATTGCTGTGTGACCGGTTGTACGTCTCAAGAACTTGCATCGGTTTGCTGA